TGGCGCCGCCAAGGCCATCGGCCTCGTGATGCCGGAGCTTAAGGGCAAGCTCGACGGTCTCGCTGTTCGCGTCCCGACGCCGAACGTCTCCATCGTCGACTTCGTGGCCGAGCTTAAGAGCAACGCCAGCGCCGATGAAGTCAACGCCGCCCTCCGTGAGGCCGCTGCCGGCCAGTTCAAGGGCATCATGGCCGTCTGCGACGAGCCCCTCGTCTCCGGCGACTTCAACCACAACCCGCACAGCTCCATCGTTGACTCCGGTTGCACGTACTGCGTCGACAACCTTGTCAAGGTGCTGTCCTGGTACGACAACGAGTGGGGCTACTCCAACCGTTGCATCGACCTGATGGTGAAGATGTCCAAGTAATTCCGGCCCGTTCCAGTTTGGGTTCGGACGAACTCTCTCCGGCCCGGCGGACGGTCCCACGTCCCGCCGGGCCGGTTTTCTTCTCAGCAATCGCAAAATCTAAAGGAGTGTTACCATGGCCCGCAGACCTTTCGTCGCCGGCAATTGGAAGATGAACAAGCTGCGCTCCGAGGCGGCCGATCTCGTCGGAGCATTGATTCCCAAGGTTCAATCGGTCAGTGAAGTCGACATCGCCGTTTGCCCCGTTTTCACGGCGCTGGACGTCGTGAGCGAGCGCGTCAAGGGCACCAACGTCATGCTCGGCGCCCAGAACCTCTACACCGTCGAGAAGGACGGCAAGCTGGTCATGAACGGCGCCTACACGGGCGAAGTCAGCGCAGAGATGCTGGCCGACGCCGGCGTGCAGTGGGTGATCCTCGGCCACAGCGAACGCCGCCAGTACTTCGGCGAAACCGACGCCAGCGTGAACGCCAAGGTCCGTGCGGCCTGGGCGGCAGGCGTGAAGACCATCATCTGCGTCGGCGAGCTGCTCGAGGAGCGCAAAGCCGGCAAGACCAACGAAGTCGTCGAGACACAGGTCCGCGGCTGCCTCAAGGATCTGGACCCGGACAAGGTCAAAGAAGCCGTTATCGCCTACGAGCCCGTCTGGGCGATCGGCACCGGCGAAACCGCGACTCCCGAGCAGGCTCAGGAAGTCCACGCGATGATCCGCGGACTGCTGAAGGACCTGTTCGGCGACGCCGTGGCGGACGCCGTGCGCATCCAGTACGGCGGCTCCATGAAGCCCGGCAACGCCAAGGAACTGATGGCCCAGCCGGACATCGACGGCGGCCTGATCGGCGGCGCCGCCCTCAAGGCCGACGATTTCTTCGGAATCATCGACGCCGCGCGGTAGGCGCACCATGCTGCAGAACTCACTCGGGCGCCCCATTGCGGGCGCCCGTTTGCTTGTTATTCACACGCCAACTCCCCGACACGCCAATTGACGGGCTGCCCCTTGCGCAGGCTAGGATGCCCGCGACCGCTTGCTCCGGAAGGAATGCCTGCTCCATGTCCGAAAAGCTCACCGTCGAAGGCATCGATCTTCACCTCGCTCATCCCGATGATGTGAAGACCCGCTGGATCGGCAACGAACGCGTCCGCGAACAGCTCATTGCCGCCTGGACCGTCGTGGCCGAAGGCGACCTGCCGCTCAATCCGCGCCTGCTCGGCAAACCCGGCGTCGGCAAGACGACGCTGGCCTACAGTGTCGCTCGAGAGATGGGGCGCGAAGTCTATATTCTTCAGTGTACCATGGATACGCGGCCGGAAGATCTGATCGTCACTCCTGTGATCGCGGGGGAGGGCAAGATCGCCTACCACGCGTCGCCCCTCGTAACGGCGATGCTGCGCGGCGGCGTCTGCATCCTGGACGAAGGCAACCGTATGAGCGAGAAGTCCTGGGCCTCGCTGGCTCCGGCGCTCGACATGCGACGCTACGTCGAATCCGTCGTCGCGGGTATCAAGGTCCCCGCCCATCCGGAGTTCCGCGTTGCCGTCACGATGAACGACGACGCGTCGACTTACGAGATTCCCGAGTACATCCAGTCCCGCCTTCAGCCGCAGATCGAAGTCGGCTTTCCGCGCCGCGATGAAGAGATCGAGATCCTACGCTTCAACGTGCCCTTTGCAGATGATAAGATTCTTGCCTACGTGGCGGACTTTCTCCAGAAGGCACATTCCGTGAACCTCCCCTTCAGTAGCCGCGACGGTGTGAACATCCTGCGCTACGCGTTGAAACTCGGCGCTCAGCGCAAGAATCCGCCCGAAGGTCACCTGGCCGAATCCATCGAGGCCGTCCTCGGCGAGGAAGGCGCGGAGTTCCTGGACAGTGGCCTGCCCGCGGATCGGCTGCGCGGCGCGATGCGCGATCTGGAAGAATGGGAAGTCGAAG
This genomic window from bacterium contains:
- a CDS encoding AAA family ATPase, with product MSEKLTVEGIDLHLAHPDDVKTRWIGNERVREQLIAAWTVVAEGDLPLNPRLLGKPGVGKTTLAYSVAREMGREVYILQCTMDTRPEDLIVTPVIAGEGKIAYHASPLVTAMLRGGVCILDEGNRMSEKSWASLAPALDMRRYVESVVAGIKVPAHPEFRVAVTMNDDASTYEIPEYIQSRLQPQIEVGFPRRDEEIEILRFNVPFADDKILAYVADFLQKAHSVNLPFSSRDGVNILRYALKLGAQRKNPPEGHLAESIEAVLGEEGAEFLDSGLPADRLRGAMRDLEEWEVEDDDGEYSDDFFDEDDEDSPDR
- the tpiA gene encoding triose-phosphate isomerase yields the protein MARRPFVAGNWKMNKLRSEAADLVGALIPKVQSVSEVDIAVCPVFTALDVVSERVKGTNVMLGAQNLYTVEKDGKLVMNGAYTGEVSAEMLADAGVQWVILGHSERRQYFGETDASVNAKVRAAWAAGVKTIICVGELLEERKAGKTNEVVETQVRGCLKDLDPDKVKEAVIAYEPVWAIGTGETATPEQAQEVHAMIRGLLKDLFGDAVADAVRIQYGGSMKPGNAKELMAQPDIDGGLIGGAALKADDFFGIIDAAR